The genomic DNA GCGAAGGCGACCAGTTCATCGGCCGTGGCCGAGCCGTCGCGGCCGGCGCTGCGCAGCTGGCCCCATGCGACCACGCGGCCCATCACCTGCAGCGCCTGCGCCAGTTCGGTCATCGAGCGCTGCGAGCGGTCCAGCGTCATGCGGTCCTCGGACGGCTGCAGGCCGCGCAGCACGTAGGAACCCCCGCCGAAGAGCACGGGCTGCAGGAAGGCCATCGAGACGGCCTGAACGCGCCGCTGCAATGCGACCACGCGGTGCGCCTGCGATTCCCACGCCGGCTGCGGCACCGTCAGGTACGGCGCCAGCGAGGAAGGCAGCGTTTGCTTGAGGTCGAGCAGGTAGTGGCCGTCCGGCGATCCCTTGCCCTGGACCAGAACCGCGAAGCGGTCCACGCCGAGGCTGCCGGTGCCCGCGATGCGGCGCGCGACGTCGATCACTTCGTAGAAGGCAGGGTCGGACTGCCTGGCGGCGAACGCGGCCATGCATTCGCCGATCGCCGCGCGCTGCGCCGCCGTCGCGGGAAGCGCCTTCTTGCCGTCGACGCGCAGCACGCGCCGGCCGCGCCGGACCGTGGTGCGCGCAGCGAGAAGCCGGGCGCGCGGCCGATGGCGCAGGCCGTCGAGCAGTTCCCGGACCAGGCCATGCGCCGTGTCGCGTTCGACCCAGTACGCCTTTCCCTCGGCCAGGGAAGAGACATAGGCCTGCAGGAAATCCTTGCACAGCGCGCTCGCTTCGCGCGGGCTGATCGACAGGCTGTCGGCGCCGACGCGCAGGCTGGCCAGCAGGCGCACGAGGTCCCAGCTGGCCGGCGCCAGTATCGCTTCGTCGAAGTCGTTGATGTCGAAATAGACGAGGCGGTTGTCGCCCTTGTAGCTGCCGAAGTTCTCCAGGTGCAGATCGCCGCAGGCCCAGACCCGCGGCGCCGTCCTGAACAGGCCGCCGCGCGGCAGGCGCTCGTAGAACAGATGGTCGGTCCCGCGCAGGAACGCAAAGGCGCTGGCGCGCATCAGCCGGTACTTGATCTGCAGGCGCTCGGGATCCCGGCCGGCGTTGAAGGCCTGCATGCGGCGCACGACGTTCATGCCTGTCCTTTCGGTTGCTGCGCGGCGCGCGCGGCCTGCACGGCATCGTCGACGCTCCAGAACATGCCATCCGTGCGGCCGAGGCCGTCGGGGTCCAGGAAATGCAGCAGATCGCGCACCGGCTCCTTGACGCGGGCCAGCACGAGCGAGCGTCCGCTTCCGCGCAGATGCTGGTTCAGTTCGAGCAGGCACTCGGCGGCCGTGCTGTCGAGGTCTGAACTCTCCTCGAGGCTGAGGACCACGACGCGCAGATCGTCGCGGTCCTCGAGCTTGCGGAGGATGGTCGAGACGACGCGCTCGGCACAGGCGAAGAACAGGGGCTCCTCCGGCCGCAGGACCAGCAGCCCCGGCACCGCGGCCGCGCCCGAATGGCCATCGAGCGCGACGAAATTGCGCGTCGCGCCGAGCTCGCCGAGCTCGTGCACCACCGGCTGGCTGAAGCGCCGCAGCGCGGCCAGCAGCGACAGCGCGATCGCGATCAACATGCCGTACAGCACGCCGAAGAAGAGCACGGCCGCCACCGCGCCGACGATCAACAGGCGGTCGCGATTCATGCGCCAGGTCGTCAACAGCGGCCGCGCCGACAGCGCATGCCACAGCGCGCTGATCACCGCGACCGCCAGCACCGGGCGCGGCAGCAGATGCACCGCCGGCAGCGCGAAGGCCACCGCCAGGCCGACCGCGACCAGCGCCGCCACGCCAGCCCATCGGCTGCTCGCGCCCGCGGCCGCATTGGCCGAGGTCGCCGAGAAGCCGGCGCCCACCGGCATGCCCTGGAACAAGGCGGCGCCGATGTTGCATGCGCCCAGCACCATCAGCTCACGGTTGGCATCCAGCGTGTCGCCGTGGGCCAGTGCCATCGTCCGCATGCTGCCCCACGACTCGGCGAAGATCAGCACGACCAGGCCGACGGCGAGCTCGCCGGCCGTCACCCACTCGGCCCACGGCAGCCGCGGCACGTCGAAATGGAAACCCGGCGCTTCGATCACGCCGACTTCCGCCACGCCGAGCGCCTTCAGGTCGAGCCCGTACGCGGCCGCGATCGCCAGCGCGATCACCAGCATCGATGCCGGCACCCGGGGCCATCGTTTCAGGCCCGCGATCAGGGCGCCCGCAAGCAGCGCGACCGCGACCGTGGGCACATGCCATTCGCGCACGTGGGTGACGGCGAACAGCAGCGCATGGAAAGGGTCTGCGCCGGCCTTCTGCGGCAAAGCGAAGCCGAAGGCATCGGGCAACTGCTTGATCACGATGGTGATCGCGAGTGCGAAGGCGAACCCGCGCAGCACCGGCCGCGACACGAAGGCGGAGAGCTGCCCCTGTCGCGCCCAGGCCAGCAGCACCAGCACCACGCCGGCCATCAGCACCAGGGCCGTGAAGGCGCCGGCATACGCAGCCGGATCCGCCGACGCGCCCGGCGCGGCGATCGACATCGCCGCCGCGGCCGACAGCACCGCCGTCGACGAGGTCGGCGCCACGATGGCGAAGCGGCTGCGCCCGAGCGCGGCGTACAGCGCGAGACCGATCATCGCCGCGGTCAGCGCGTGGACGGCCGGAAGATGGGCGAGGCCTGCGTATGCGACGGCCTCGGGGATCAGCAAGCCCGCGACGCACAGGCCGGCGGCGAGGTCCTGCCAGGGCGATGCGCCGGGCGGGTTCAGCGCCAGCCTCGGTGCCAGCCCTGTTGGGGGTGATGCCATCCCCAACCATAACGCGGGTGATAGGCCCACACGAAACCCGGCCCCGGAATTGCGTAGGTGGGTGCGACATAGGCCACGCCCGGCGGCGCTTCATAGCCGGCGTAGGGCACCGCGGGTTGCACCACGCAGCCGGCCAGAAGCGCGGCTGCCAGCGCTGAACTCAGAACGATGAGCCTCATGACGAGATTCTCCCGATGGACGACATGGCATCTCCAACGCCGCATGCGAACGGCCTGTTGACCCTTCCATGCATCCATCTGTAAAGGCGCGGCGGCCGATGCCGCGCGCCCGTCCGTCAGCCGAGCAGGTCGCCGAGCGTGCGCGCGATCACCTTGGTGGCGCGCCGCAGGTCTTCCAGCAGCACGCGCTCGTCGTTGCGCTTGGCATGCGACTCCAGCACCGTGCGTGGCCCGGCACCGTAGATCACACCCGGGATGCCGGCCTCGCCATACAGCCGCACGTCGGTGTAGAGCGGCGTGCCCATCGCCTTGATCGGCTCGCCGAAGACCGCCTCGCCATGCTTCTGGATCGCCTCGACCAGCGGCTTGTTGCCCGCCAGCGGCTTCATCGAATTGGCGAGAAGCATGCGCCGGATCTCGACCGTGATGCCGCTGCGCTCGGCCGCCGCGTCGGCGATGACCTTGCGGATCGTGGCCTCGACCTGCGCCGGGTTCTCCTCGGGGATCATGCGGCGGTCGAGCTTGAACACGACCTTGCCGGGGATCACGTTGGTGTTGGTGCCGCCGTCGATGCGGCCGACGTTGAGGTACGGGTGCGTGATGCCCTCGACCTTCGACGTCACCTGCCGGTAGAGCACGTTCTGCGCATAGAGCGCGTTGAGGATGTGCACCGCGCCCTGCAGCGCGTCGACCCCGGTGCTCGGAACGGCCGCATGCGCCATCTTGCCGTGCACCGTCACTTCCATCTGCAGGCAGCCGTTGTGGGCCGTGACGACCTCGTAGCTGAAGCCGGCCGCGATCATCAGGTCGGGCTTGGTGAGGCCCTTCTTCAGCAGCCAGCCCGGCCCGAGGAGGCCGCCGAATTCCTCGTCGTAGGTGAAGTGCAGTTCGATGCTGCCCTTGGCGGGCCGTGCGACCGCTTCGAGCGCGCGCAGCGCGAAGGTGAAGCTCGCGAAATCGCTCTTGCTGACCGCTGCGGCGCGGCCGTAGAGGCTGCCGCCATCGATCTCGCCCCCATAGGGATCGTGTGCCCAGCCTTCGCCGGGCGGCACCACGTCGCCGTGCGCATTGAGTGCAATGGTGAGGCCTTCGCCGTACTTGCGGCGCACGATCAGGTTGGTGATCGATTCGAGCCCGTAGTCCTTCACTTCCTGCTCGGGCACGGCGTGCTTCTCGGCCTCGAAGCCGAAGTCCTTCAGCAGCTCGGCCGTGCGCTCGGCATGCGGTGCGTTGTTGCCGGGCGGTGTGTCGGTCGGCACGCGCACCAGTTGCTGGAGGAACTGCACCTCCTCGTCGAAGTGGGCATCGATCCAGGCGTCGAGTTTTTGGTAGTCGGTCATGGTGTCAGTGGGCCTGTTCGGAGGCCAGGTTGTCGAGCAGCAGCTGGAACGCTTGCACTCCCAGCTGGATGTCGTCGTTGGTGCTCGATTCGAGCGGGTTGTGGCTGATGCCCGAATTGATGCCGCGCACGAACAGCATGGCCTGCGGCATCACTTCATGCAGCTTCATCGCATCGTGGCCGGCGCCGCTGGGCATGCGAAAGAGCGGCACGCCGAGCGCGTCGACCGCCTTCTCCCAGCGCTGCTGCCATTCGGGCGCGCTCGGCGCGGCCGCGGCACGCATCGATTCCTCGAGCACGTAGCGCACGCCGCGGCGATCGCAGATTTCCTTGAGCGCCGCCATCACGTCGGCCACCATCGCGTCGCGCTGCGGATCGTTCGGCGCGCGCAGGTCGAGGCTGAACTTGCAGCGCCCGGGCACCACGTTGATCGAACCGCTCGGCACCTCGAGCATGCCGACGGTGGCGACCGAGTCGCCGTCCTTCGCGGCGCGCTGTTCGGCGAACAGGATCAGCTCGGCCACCGCGGCCGCGGCATCGTTGCGGCGGCCCATCGGCGTGGTGCCGGCGTGGCTGGCCATGCCGATCACTTCGCCGACGTAGCGCAGGCCGCCGTTGATCGAGGTGACGATGCCCAGCGGCAGATCGAGCTCGGTGAGCACCGGCCCCTGCTCGATGTGCACCTCGACGAAACCGAGGTAGCGCGACGGATCGCGCTCGAGGCCGGCGATCTCCTCGTCCTTCAATCCGGCATGGGCGCGCGCCTCGCGCATCGTGATGCCGTCGGCGTCCTTCTGGTCGAGCCAGGCCGGGTTGAAATGGCCGGTCA from Variovorax sp. PBL-E5 includes the following:
- a CDS encoding DUF2252 domain-containing protein produces the protein MNVVRRMQAFNAGRDPERLQIKYRLMRASAFAFLRGTDHLFYERLPRGGLFRTAPRVWACGDLHLENFGSYKGDNRLVYFDINDFDEAILAPASWDLVRLLASLRVGADSLSISPREASALCKDFLQAYVSSLAEGKAYWVERDTAHGLVRELLDGLRHRPRARLLAARTTVRRGRRVLRVDGKKALPATAAQRAAIGECMAAFAARQSDPAFYEVIDVARRIAGTGSLGVDRFAVLVQGKGSPDGHYLLDLKQTLPSSLAPYLTVPQPAWESQAHRVVALQRRVQAVSMAFLQPVLFGGGSYVLRGLQPSEDRMTLDRSQRSMTELAQALQVMGRVVAWGQLRSAGRDGSATADELVAFAQRRKWQAELLELSQDCANQVRKDWATFSSAFDDRAFDG
- a CDS encoding SulP family inorganic anion transporter → MASPPTGLAPRLALNPPGASPWQDLAAGLCVAGLLIPEAVAYAGLAHLPAVHALTAAMIGLALYAALGRSRFAIVAPTSSTAVLSAAAAMSIAAPGASADPAAYAGAFTALVLMAGVVLVLLAWARQGQLSAFVSRPVLRGFAFALAITIVIKQLPDAFGFALPQKAGADPFHALLFAVTHVREWHVPTVAVALLAGALIAGLKRWPRVPASMLVIALAIAAAYGLDLKALGVAEVGVIEAPGFHFDVPRLPWAEWVTAGELAVGLVVLIFAESWGSMRTMALAHGDTLDANRELMVLGACNIGAALFQGMPVGAGFSATSANAAAGASSRWAGVAALVAVGLAVAFALPAVHLLPRPVLAVAVISALWHALSARPLLTTWRMNRDRLLIVGAVAAVLFFGVLYGMLIAIALSLLAALRRFSQPVVHELGELGATRNFVALDGHSGAAAVPGLLVLRPEEPLFFACAERVVSTILRKLEDRDDLRVVVLSLEESSDLDSTAAECLLELNQHLRGSGRSLVLARVKEPVRDLLHFLDPDGLGRTDGMFWSVDDAVQAARAAQQPKGQA
- a CDS encoding M20 family metallopeptidase, producing MTDYQKLDAWIDAHFDEEVQFLQQLVRVPTDTPPGNNAPHAERTAELLKDFGFEAEKHAVPEQEVKDYGLESITNLIVRRKYGEGLTIALNAHGDVVPPGEGWAHDPYGGEIDGGSLYGRAAAVSKSDFASFTFALRALEAVARPAKGSIELHFTYDEEFGGLLGPGWLLKKGLTKPDLMIAAGFSYEVVTAHNGCLQMEVTVHGKMAHAAVPSTGVDALQGAVHILNALYAQNVLYRQVTSKVEGITHPYLNVGRIDGGTNTNVIPGKVVFKLDRRMIPEENPAQVEATIRKVIADAAAERSGITVEIRRMLLANSMKPLAGNKPLVEAIQKHGEAVFGEPIKAMGTPLYTDVRLYGEAGIPGVIYGAGPRTVLESHAKRNDERVLLEDLRRATKVIARTLGDLLG